CACAAACTatcatacacacaaacacactatCATAGAAACATACAAAATATACAATCTTTCATCTTGTACATGTATGCACAAGTCGTAATTAAGATTCCATTAACTTTTAAAGCgcatttgttaaaatattttagtaataATAACAAGGAGAAACTTACCAAGGAATTTTCTTAGCCATATTGATGACTTGGCGTGAAATATCCTGTTTACCAAAAGCGTGTGACATGCTTTCTCCGACCAATGATAGAACAATACTGACGATATGACTGCAGTGTAGGACAGATGAGACGGTGAGTGGGAGGTCGCCTAGTGATGTTTTAGCGTAGTATTGTTACGTAAAGGTGTTTTAGTTATGGAACTTCTAGATTATTTGTCGCAAAACACGCTAAGGGTGGTTAGTGATGTTTCAGTTTTACATCATAcagcaatattttaaatgatcCTTAGCTTTAATATCGTTAAGAAATTTGATCGATATTTTAGTGTAGTAATTGTGCATAACGGGTTTTTAGTTAAGTATTGTTTTGCGATGTAGTGAAATAAACCTTGACTAAAAAAAAGTTAAAGTATGTTAACAGTCTTATAGCTGTATAACTGTAGGCAACATGGTTTTAGCTAGGTAgcttaaatgaaaatttaaacaaatactaTCATTGAAGGCGGTTCCTGATGTTTTAGTTGAGTAATGTGGATTAACATAGGAATAACatgtaaagttaaaattttgttgtagataACAATGTTTTGCTTATGCTATCTTTGAAACTACAAACCTTAGAAATACGAATCCAGGACAGTTCGATAgagaatttttttatataatgtggCATCTTTAACTCAAAAACGGCCTATGGTGACTTAGCAATGTTTTAGCTTAGACGGCAAATATATCATAGTTACAAGTAACTGTCTTTTTATTACTTACAAATGAGAACACCATAAATTAGATCAATAtagtttattataattaaaaatcttAACATATACACACTAGTTTACTTATATATCTAAGTATTTCGAAACACGTAGAAACCGCTGCTACATATTTGGTGTATGGTTGTTATTCCCATTAACCCCGATGTTGGAAAAAATAACCAAAAGTTTGTCCAAAAGAGAATTTTAGAAATTATCACTTTTATTCATATAACTtaacatacaaaaatttaaaaaaaatccttaACTTATCAAACTACTCAAGTTCAGGAATAGGTTCATCATCTGAATCTCCTACTTCATCCCCTTCAATATCGTCAAAGTTAGGTTTACCAGCCCCACCTCctacaaagaaataattaaaattagaaatatatattcaTTATCTTTTTATAGATACATGTGAAATATGAACCATGAcaagtaaaacaaaacaaaaattataaatttgggAGAGTATAATTTTGGAAAAAAGAAACAGTATGATGGAAAACAAATATGGTAAAAACAGAAAGTGAAAAAATAGTGAAAAAGAAGATCaagaaacaaaaagagaaaatactgTGTTAACAATGTAAATTAAATCTAAATAATCTCCTATGCATACATTTTACATGGAAAATATGAATCACAGCAagtaaaacaaaagaaaaattttaaatttgggAATGTATATTGGGAAATATGTTTGGAAGAAAGGAAACAGTTAGAATAAGTCAACAAATATGGCAAAAAATGTATGATAAAACATTGGTAAGCAGTTCATTAGTTGATAGAACATGAAACTATGAATCTAAATAATTATATATGCCTATGTTACTATAACTGCATAAAAATAGTGACACTGTTATTgattatatatgtattatatattataactCACCTAAACCTCCCATCTGCCTCATCATTTCATCAAAATCTCCACCGCCCATTCCTCCAACTCCCTCATCACCAGAATCATCTTCGTCATGCCATTTGTTGAAATCACACTTTAACCAATGGTGTTTCTTTTTGTCAGACGTTAATGTAGGCCAGTATGGTCCATCTGTGTTTGCTTTAGTTACGATAATTTCAATACACCTAAGAATATAGCAAACATTAATATAACAGGTAACTCAGAACAAGTTATactgttaaaaaattaaatatttatattatatttataagcAGAAGCAGAAGAATATATACTTAATAAGTGcagttttgaaaatatttattcatataattttacAGACAGAATAAAAAAAGTGAACGTAATCATTACTtatgtatattataaaaaaatatgaaagaaaagagcatatttgtaacaatatactacaaataaaaataaaagaaatcgaACATTTAGAGGAGCTAGAAAGAAAAAATGGTGTTTGAATTGTGGTAAAAATTAAAGAGGGCTGGCTGTAAGAGTTACTGTTCATTTCTTAATACTTTACCagacaaaaaaattatgaataaaatgaaaaacatTATGGTACTTATATTATTCAATTACCTTCCTTTATTGAAGCTCTTACTCTGTTCAGGATCAATTTCTTTAAACAGGGGAATTGTTACTTCATAATTCTTTTTTTCTACACCTCCTGTACCTTTAAAATATATAGAATCTTTATTGAACCTGAAACGTAAAACAAAATTGTcactttattaataaatatgaatAATTTAGACAGCTGGGTCACTTTATTGTATAAATTTATACCCTAAGTTGGTATTGGAAGCAAAATGGCTTTTTTATACTGCTAAGAATGCTGATAATCTCTTTACTAACTTTAAGGGACATAAGTTTCATCtcttgctttaaaataaataaattgtgtgAAATctcaattttcttaattttttaaggtactaaaaacttttgtttataCATTATGTTCCATTGTCTTACATCTACTGTGGATTTCTACTTTGATATTTGTAATTTCTCTAGTTGTAACTTAGCTTTTGAGTAAGTGGTACAAGGAGCTATTAATCATAAAATGCTAAGCATTGATATTTCTTATGAACCTGGAGGTCTGATGTATTAAGTGTATATAAGTAGAGCTGTGAACGCTTTACTCATATAATAGTTTTCAATGAAGCTAATAATTTCAGTTTATGAAAGCCTAGTTTTAAAGAAACCCTATAGTCTCTGTTCTTTTTGTACTTTAGATGTAGACTTCTTGTTTTATAGTCCATTTAGAATAGACATGTTGTATAGTATCATTTTTATCATATAagaatgagatatttaaaacaTTAGATCTTTAgtgtttataataatataacattaTGTACAGTGCAAAATATAGGAATACTTACTTAATTTCCGGATTTTTAACATCTTCTAAATTTATAGTAAGAAATACAATAGAGGACCTTTGGGCCCACATTACTGGAGGTGGTAGTCTGAAAAAGTGAGGTTAACCTCATGTTAATTTTACAGTACAACCATTTTAAACAACAGAAGATATAAAACTAATTgagaaaataaattttacaatctTATACCATAATATACTTAAATCTACACTGGAATATATGATACATAGTTGGAAAATTCTAGAATCGATATCGGTCTCCAAAGCAACATGGCCGTTGGTCAACAACACATTTTAACATGGAACTTGATTACTTCAAACTATGAATTATTCTCAATTAAAGTTTTagaaaacttttatttataataaatacgtATTATTACTTACGGTTGGTCAGTCATTTTTGAATTACTTTTGTTGCTACAAGGACTATTGGAAGTTTTGTCCGATAAACCAATTCACCGGGACTAGCAATTGAAATGAAGTTAGTCGTTGTCTTTTTTAGTGACAACCTTTGATCAATATGGCCGGCGAAATAGCCCTAGTCTTTTGAATTTTACCGCGAGAACTACGatatatttataaagaaatagcACACAATAAACATTGACAATTATAAAAACTGTCCAAGAAATATACAATTTCAAATGTTTTTCAAATATCAGCGTCTACTTTGGcaagtaattattaaaaatacgaATTCCATATCATGATGCACAGAACTAGGACGTTTCTGTTCTGTGTATCGTTTTCCATATGAAGAAGATTTTACTGGCAATAGATGCCACTATTGTAGCTAAATTTTATTTACGGATATTCTAAAATTACTgcacttttaaattaaaaataccaTTTGATTCAAACAAAGTAATGTAAGTATACactattaaatatttagtttatcaaaattatatttttaagaaTGTCGCCTTTATTTTGACGTGCCCTCTATGGTAGAAATTTCTAACTTATTGAACTTTTGCACATTTGCTGTGATTGGTCGGTGGGTgtactataatttaaaatttggtgaacttcatgttttttaaaatgaaaattgggTATTGGTAGTAAGTcgataatatttgtattttaggATTAAGCTATTACAgttatatataacaagcgagtcttctacagctggcgccgcttctcgcatcctaatttccagcgttttctgtcgaagcaatcttcacttgttaaatctctggcggtcattgcatcgtcgacatcgtctctccaggatcgtcttggtctacctcgttttcttttaGTTGGCGGAGTCCcttcttatattttttttggtcatctattttcaggcattctctgaaggtgtccataccagttaagtcttttggcttcgattgtgtctattatgtctagatcgatttccatttctctccgaatatcttcgtttctcaccctatcaagtctagtgagctgacaacatcgtctccagtagttcatttccatggccttaatttttgatttgtttctttggtttatttcccagagttcggccccgtacagcccaatactttctattattgttttatagattcttcttttattttcttttgttatttttttattccataatagtccgtgtagctgtctggtagctgatcttgcttggccaatcctggagtgtatttcttcgctacttcctgcttttgatgttatttggactcccaagtatttgaaattgtctgttggttttatagttcccatttcgatttgtaggctttctggtttttctcctacaactaagtactcagttttttgtatattaattgtgaggcgccatttggtatactcatcttccagttttctaagcatgtagcctacatcactctcgtcttcagctagaatggcttggtcgtcagcgaagtgtatcgtgtacaatctatcatctccgattgggatgcccatattgcagcactttcttctccacactgagagtgcctcatttagatatattttgaagagtgtaggtgctatgcagcagccttgctttaggcccttactaataggaatttctctagttaatctatttccagttttaatgtttgccgtcatatttttgtagagttgttgtactgcttgtatatttttttttgcttattccttgtttttccattgctacccaaagcattgaaagtggtacgtATGCCtttcgtatgcctttgtcagatctataaagactatatgagttgaaaggttgtgggctaatcttttctcgataacttgctttagagagaatatactgtccatacaggatctgcctgcacgaaagccattttgttcttcaacatctgtcatctctttttcaattttgttttttattatttttccatacagtcttgagagtgaatttatgacacttagccccctgtagtttgaacaattctttctatctccttttttgtagatgttgttaatatgtgcttttgtccactccggtggtaagtcgtgtccattatagaataaggtgaagacatacgccagtaattcccgtaatacttgtgggctatgttttaataattcatttggtataccttgtggtccgcatgacttccgattttttagagtttgtattgcattctcgacttcctgtactgttatttcatcgtcttcactgaattccagttcatatgttgttgaactgatgttcgtgaattgaggtcttgtttcagtcaaaagttgtgagtagtgttcgatccaagatctttcttctattaaatctattctactcgtttcttttctgtttgttctcagattttttaccgttttccatgcttccCTTGATCTTGTTGATgctatatatttgttgagttcttcgcatttactttcccagcaaatattttttgctttagttactaaattttttacttctctgtttgatcttgcatatgttcgtctatcatctggatcatttgtttgtagccacttttgatatgcttgtttcttgttgtgtactgcattggcgatgtcatttgtccaccacaatggagtattctttttgttcttttggattgtgccgagcgcttcgtaagctgcttcattgattttattgattatctCTTTATAAGTATTCTGGGCTGAGGAGTAGATTAGGTTTGCTAATTTTTGGCTGAGTCGCAGCTTATATAAGAATGATGTCGAGTCGTTTTGCagtgcatcaatattgtatttagGTAGATTTGATTCCAGGGGTTTTGATTGAGCTAGTTGGTTGTCATTTTGATGTAGTAGCCGAGGTCGATACTGTAGGTAACATTTTTAtcttaccatatagtggtcagttccGCACTCCGGTCCTCTTAATACTCTTATGTCTTTAACTTGTatgtgtgtttcttgttttgtgatgacataatctataattgattTTGTGTTTCTCGTTGGTTGAACCCAGGTGTacttatgtatgtttttatgttggtagaaTCCGTTTAGGATTTTCAGAGAGTGCTGTTTACAGAATTCGATTAAGTGTTCcccatttttatttgttttagcgTCACCATATTTTCCTACGactttgtcatttgtttttgttcCTGTTCAAGCGTTAAAATCTCCACACAACACAATTTCTTTGCggctatttatattttcaatgagTTCCGATAAGGTTTCGTAGAATATTTGTTTAGCTGCTTTTGATGCATTTTCTGACGGAGCATATATTCCAATAATCTCGATGTCGTGCGAGGTCGAGCTATTACAGtttaatttgtaattattattcATGTTTTTTACTGTTTGTTTTTAACttcatgttttttaaaatgaaaattgggTATTGGTAGTAAgccaataatatttatattttaggatTAAGCTATTACAGtttaatttgtaattattattcCTACACTGAAAATGGCAAGGTATATTTGCTGTTATTTTATCGGTGGGTGTATCTTAATTAAAAATTCggcgggtttcatgtttattaaaatgaaaattggGTATAGGTAATAGGTATTTATCCTAGCgatgcttttttttattaaatatttaggtatgtaTTATGGTTATATCGGCTTATCTAATTATTTACTCACAAATTTTTCTGTTCTGTGCTATATCAACATGAATACCTTTTACACCCAAGGCTGGCACTATAGTCCAAGATCATAGATCCACTGCAGGATTATACGGATGCAGGATTATAAGATAAGTACGCGTTCATAACATAGTTAATGAAAATCACCTTTTTCTTTTTACATACGTTTAAAATAAGAACACATTGATAATAGATTGCAattcaaaaagtggccgcaaatatttttaattcagttaatagtaattagtttttgacaaaaattttctAAAGTTGCCTCAGAAAAATTATAGAGAATTGGGGATGCCAGCTGTtaaaacgcgaggtatcaaagataaaataaaagattagCGTGCAATGCTATTGGTTTAAAGTGTCAGTTATGTGAATTTTTAAAGCATGCGTAGATAGATGTATGATCAACCCTGAGATGTTTCACCAAAGTTATTTTTAACGTTTTGCTTTAAGTACAGAATACACCACCCAACAAGAAACGAAAAGAAGGGCTTTTTCGCAATCCAAATTTCTGTGAGAAACCTCCATATTCTAAATAGTTTATCTGTCAACGTATAAAAACGGAAGTTTGTTTACGTATTGAGAAGCGTTGTTTCGTGTGTTttgtttaatagtaaaaatagaatagtactgTTATAGTTCGTCCCAGACCCTTCTTACAGTGCGTTACAACACATTAAGcgagaagtgacagaaaaaaaacgtgagtctgtgattattatacatacaACTTAGACAATTATTTATCgcaaagctaattctacttacatatatataattggttggagtttagaatacgctaaatagatatccaatcaatggtgcacataaatataatttgacgcagattgtctcgatcgtgacagtactttcacaatgtcaactaataaaatgataattgtcattccaggttagtattatcagacattttacagtgaaaatttaattttgtatttattgtcataaaaatattttaaatttgccgagatatatcgagaaagaacaaaaactaatattaaaattattaaattatattcaattagaaaaagagggattacgatcctgcaactgtcaaatttaactaaaatgtcatgaaataattctcgacattcttaaaatcctatatgacgtcaaaattagtgacgcactaaaaggatttgggacagactgtatacatattttgtatatacatacatattgtaatacccatggacgtataaacacagattgactcagttatttacataaaaatgtgaagccaaaattatttgactaggtcccattctcagcaccttcaaatgttgtcacatttttttattaaaatatcttattcacgtatcgctgaaaatattactatatttattttatactccagtggcgcaccgaggggggggttttgggagttaaccccccccccccccccccaagaccctattccgacactgttacttacacattttaaagactcaaaatggaggtaacatcataaaaaaaattttggtgaccaaccaaaccccccccccgaggcaaattctaggtgcgctactgttatactctacaggtgctatcaaaccaaaataataatttattacttatattaatatattaaattttaattaaaacatcaaatgtgcacatagtgtgcatatcatttaataatagcgtataacagatatcaaccaattattttatatgtagaagcactgaaacctatttattaatggcaacggtgtttacatttctctgtcttatggctctacgtcaaacttcaaatgctgttccatgtcatgtccatgttttgtttactttttacccaagatgaggaaaagttgtttttcgatattttggctgtattttaagtgatatttgtaaatagtgaaataaacaaattataataatggtgctacagttttgcatttgcaaaaaaaacgaaatatttacatcccaatgtctcatttaatttgtaagtactgtttgtttacattatttaagatgaggaactgaggaagcctgtgtgtttacattttaaaatatgtctttcataggcgtaccattgggtttattcatattaattaatgtatcgaacaagatattagttcatgaaattagtatagacatttttaaattgtaagtagacatcatctgattaaaaagatctgtttagtagctttttaatttaatatttctcatgaattaacaataaattagtgaaatgaataaaactcatttatttttctatgtaggtttccaaataatattgattaatgatgaaacttactctaaacttcaacagagaaaacagtataaaaaaacctttcaaaagcatcctttttggttatttcaacttgtaaggaagctgaaaaatatttcagattttttaataaaactataaatatctacaacagactagttaaacaccttatgaatattttgattaataaaaccatacaaaatgtcccaaaatcaatctatgagcattttggtgaccatatgtatgatgaagatgcaatcgatggtcactctatgcaacttttaaaattggttcttgagaaatattttaaaattggaattcatcatgaaacgaggactactttagatgctaacaccgtgcgcataagaagcgttcttactaagactgttttattttgcaatcaataaaaatttatttctataccaacgtcttctattatgtctatttaccatttgattttaatatttctgttcggtaaatagctttccaataatttatacattttcacgcctactttttaataagtaggtatatttgcaaataattttatgtcaaatgccagcaagagctttggaatgatcaataaataattttgtagcagaaacccttactacgtggaatctattgatattgtattaaaacaaatttgtcacaatttgaaaaaatatgttttaacacattatcaataaatataggtatgcacttaaatttgacaaatgtatattttttaattttttttttaccgtagaattatttgatacctattaaaaaattaacttgagctcaactatattttattgtattaattttaaagcaaataaaattgtattttattttttctataaaaacgtgtttttatacattattagtacttccaattattaacttctgaataattatccccgcgagtaaaaattcaagcacgcttatgctcattgaggaagtatcacagtctatcgatacccgttttactcccctttaccctcttgtccaggaatatcgaagcttcaaaacagtgtgtgtttaaggtatcttattgctgggtccctctatgtttatacgtccatggtaatACCTAAAAAAACGGTAAAAAGCAGTAGAAATCAACTGATTTCAtctctattttgaaattaactTTCAAATTCAATCGCTCTTTTAACGTGCTAAAATACTTttagcacagaataaataacaatgagaatgcccactctgcttgtcaagataagtacgcgcatctcatTCATGCACACGGAAtcagccatattttaaacggaaccagtgctgtccAGTGAAATTTtttctggtgtgcatagaaaaattagcCCAGCTTAATTGATTTAcgacaaccatagacataatatttTATGTCGGAcatttagttgaagaatagattaaattatttcaaattcactaaattattaatctctaaaaatttaaattatggttctgtcgtagcttgtcacaaatttttCAATCCGAGTctgtgtttccgtttaaaatatggcgatcgcgtgctgacacacttcaaaggcggcatatGATAGTgcgcattctgattgttatttattctgtgcttttagtacgttaatttgtttatttaaaaaaaaaataaatcgatatttttgacttaaGACCTTTTTACTTGTCAGTACAGAATTGATATatgggttatattaaattttacagaaaaaaatacaattcatacaaaacagatccacataaaaaaacattaattttaataattactttgtttCTCGGTATAACTATAACTTTACTACTGTTTTGAACGACTTTCTCATTACTTTTCCTAGTGTACTAAGTAGTGCAACTGTCATTCTTCCTCCGAAATTTCTGTCCTACGATCATCAAAGAAgagctttcgcttcttgttgaGTGGTATATTCTGTGCTTTAAGTTAAATAACTCTGACAGGTACCTATCTCGGTAACTTTTAACGTAAATACCGTGTGATGTATCGCTCACCGCTAAACGATGAATTATTTCCCAGAAGTTAAAAAGgaagtaaaaattgttttatctaACAAAGCGAACCTTACGTAGAAGAAATAGTACAAGTTGGAGCGAGAAAATGAAAGGTGAGAAGGTACACTATAAAAGTACTCTTGTATCTCTCGATTTgtctttattaaaatttttaaaagtatgTATTACCGTTCTATTTTTTAATTAgctctgtttttttatttttaattattgttttaatgcTATTATTACATACGTGTTTTTAATTGTTATTAGGTGtagttttttgatatttttagttttgtgcTGTCGATTTTTCTACCTATATTATCCTTTCCCAAAATATAACCCCTTTTCCTGAA
The genomic region above belongs to Diabrotica undecimpunctata isolate CICGRU chromosome 8, icDiaUnde3, whole genome shotgun sequence and contains:
- the p23 gene encoding co-chaperone protein daf-41 → MTDQPLPPPVMWAQRSSIVFLTINLEDVKNPEIKFNKDSIYFKGTGGVEKKNYEVTIPLFKEIDPEQSKSFNKGRCIEIIVTKANTDGPYWPTLTSDKKKHHWLKCDFNKWHDEDDSGDEGVGGMGGGDFDEMMRQMGGLGGGAGKPNFDDIEGDEVGDSDDEPIPELE